DNA sequence from the Rhizobium lusitanum genome:
GGCATCGGCCCTGAAGCTATGGGCGAAGTCCGCAAGGTCATCGCCTATATGAACGAGGCGAAGGGTGCCGGTTTCGTTACCGACGAGGGTCTGGTCGGCGGCAGCGCCTACGACGCACACGGCGCGGCGATCTCCGATGCCGATATGGCCAAGGCAATGGCCGCCGATGCCGTTCTCTTCGGCGCCGTCGGTGGTCCGAAGTGGGATGACGTGCCTTACGAAGTCCGCCCCGAAGCCGGCCTGCTGCGCCTGCGCAAGGATCTCCAGCTTTTCGCAAACCTGCGCCCGGCCATCTGCTATCCGGCGCTGGCATCGGCTTCCTCGCTGAAGCCGGAGCTGGTCGAAGGCCTCGATATCCTGATCGTGCGCGAGCTTACCGGCGGCGTCTATTTCGGCGAGCCGAAGGAGATCATCGATCTCGGCAACGGCCAGAAGCGCGGCATCGACACGCAGGTTTACGATACCTATGAAATCGAGCGCATCTCCGGCGTCGCCTTCGAACTGGCGCGCACCCGTAGCAATCGCGTCTGCTCGATGGAAAAGCGCAACGTCATGAAGTCGGGCGTGCTCTGGAACCAGGTGGTCACCGCGACGCACAAGGAAAAATATGCCGACGTCCAGCTCGAACATA
Encoded proteins:
- the leuB gene encoding 3-isopropylmalate dehydrogenase, producing the protein MTVRNLFLLPGDGIGPEAMGEVRKVIAYMNEAKGAGFVTDEGLVGGSAYDAHGAAISDADMAKAMAADAVLFGAVGGPKWDDVPYEVRPEAGLLRLRKDLQLFANLRPAICYPALASASSLKPELVEGLDILIVRELTGGVYFGEPKEIIDLGNGQKRGIDTQVYDTYEIERISGVAFELARTRSNRVCSMEKRNVMKSGVLWNQVVTATHKEKYADVQLEHMLADAGGMQLVRQPKQFDVIVTDNLFGDMLSDVAAMLTGSLGMLPSASLGAPDAKTGKRKALYEPVHGSAPDIAGKGIANPIAMIASFAMCLRYSFGLVTEADALEKAIANVLDSGIRTGDIMSAGSRQVGTTEMGDAILAEFKALSA